The Fervidobacterium pennivorans DNA segment AATGAACGTATGGTATGAATTCTTTAAGTGTGGGCAATTAAAGCGAAAGTGAATAAAAGACGGGCACTTAGGCAATTTACATAGCACTCTTTTATCCCGCCTATCTCACGCTAACCGATATACGGCGGTTCGTTAATTAATATGCGCTTTTTTGCGTAAAACCACGTGATTTTGGAACTGTCTCAGATAATGTCGATGTTGATTGTTTATTCTTAGGTTTTGTATTTTTCCTAAGGTAGCTTTCCAATCTTCGAGGCATGACTTTGCATCCAGGTTTCTTTAGATTTGCTCTCGTTAAGTACAATATTATTTTTTGGCAACGGTTCACATTATGAAGCGGACTTAGATCACCAAACTGTTGTTCAAAGTGAGGTATACCAAATAAATGGATGTTTAAAAGCATTTTTATTTTTACTTCTGTTTTCCAGTTTTTTCAGAAGGTGGTGTGTTCTTAAGGTAGGATGGTATGGTTAGAAAAAAACCCAAGCCAGCAGCGGACGTAGACCACGCACTGGCTTGGGCATAGATGAAGAGGATTTTTAAAATAGGTGGGATATTAATTTTCTGCTTGAGGCTCGAATCTCCCGTATCCGTAGTTTGTTTTAGCACCTATTCCATAGAGTTTTAGCATGTTTTTGAATTCAGTTTTTATTTTGTTCTTTTCTTCCTCTGTGAAGTTACTTTCTTTGTCTAATAGTATTGTAAATCTGTAAGTTGATGCTCCTACGACAATGTATTGAACTGGAACAGGGCTATACCAATCGTTTGGCGGATTGTCTTGTTTCATGTAATAAGGCTGGAAATGATTGTTTATTAAGTCAATCTCAATTCTCATATCTCCTTGTGGGAGCGCATCGAGAAATATCACTAATCCTCGCTGGTTCTCTCTAGGGTTGTTTAAATCTGTTCCGAAGATTTTTTTGTAAAGTTCTTCTGTTATTGTTTTGTCTTCTTCCATTTTTTCTAAGAGGTAATGAGCAAAAGCACCTTTTATTGATGTTGCTGGTATGACTGGTATTCCATAGTTTCTTGATAGATGTATGCCTACTTCTATCAACGATGGTAAACCACTTCCAAGAAGTAGTTTAGTTCTTAGTTTAAATGTTCCGTCGATAAGTATGTGTTTTTTACTGTAATTTTTTACTATGTTGTTTCTGCGTTCACTAAGTGATTTTATCGCCTGGATGATTGTGTCATCAAATTCCATGTTTTTGACAATCTCTTTAATTATGTCATTTTTCTTGAAATTTCCAATTATATATTGGCGAGACTTTTCGTAGATTATTTTATCCCAGTACAAACTTTTGTTTTTCACTACTTCGGTATTGTTCTTCTCTTGTGTTGGTTCAGTCATTTTCTTCACCTCCAAGATAGATGTCAGCGTATCTTCTAAGCCATTTCACCCCCTCGAGTGCTGCATATTGTATTTTGAAGTATTTCGAGTTCTGCTCGGCGGTACCGTTGATAACTTTTTGAGAAAAGTTCTTCTCACCGGTTTGTATTTCTATAAGAGCATCAAGGTGTTCTATTAGTTTGTCATGCTCTTTAACCTTTAGGAAGAGTATCGTACCATATAGACCGTTCTGAATAATCATACTGCATAAACCCTTGACTGTGCTAAGGTATTTGTCTTTATCTTCTTTTGAGCTTGTTCTGTATATTTCACTTACACATTCCACTGCTTTTTTGATTAGTTCTGTCATTGTCCATTCACCACCTTTAGTGCAACTAATCCTTTTCCAACTGTTTCTTTTCCACCAATGTTTATAACTGCGTTATCAACTGCGTCCTTTAGCTTTCGAACTATATCTTCATTGCCTGTCTCTTGTGCTTTTCCATTTCCATATAGTGTTTTTCTTGCAACAAAATACATTACTGTATCTTGTGGTAAATATTCTTCGTACCAAAGTGCTCCAGTAGCAACTGTCCCTGTGTTTTTGTCGATTCTGATTCTTGGAATGATTTCTGTCATTGTTTCAACGATTGCAGAGAATATTTTGTCATTTACGAGAACCACATCTGTTTTGAGTTTGTCTTTTATGTAATCAACTGTAGCTACGTTTTTTGAGATGATTTCCGCAATTTCTTTCAATCTTCCATTCTTTACCGCTTTGAATTTGAAGTCTTCAAGCATTATTTCAGTCTGATCCTCTTCAATGACGAGAGCTGTTGAATCATTAATATTCAAACCTTTAATTTCATTGATTAATTTTTCTTTTCCAATTTCTCTCAAGAACCTTATTAATACAAGTGGCGAGGTTACCCATACAAATAGTTTTTCACGGTGTCTTACTGGGAAGAGTAAGATTTTCGCTTCGGAAAATGCGATTTGTCCTGGGGTTGATTCGTCTGAAACTGAAGGGTCGCTGCCAAAAATGAGTTTCTCTGTTTTTTCTCCGAATTTTAAATTTGCCCTGAGCGAACCTTTGATGCCTTGAATTATTGGGAAGCCTGTGGTTCTTTCTCTTTGGATTGGTAAGTCTACGATTCCAACATCCATACCTTTTCCTGCGTGGATTTGTGATTCAGCATACATGGTAACAACAAGTTTCTCAAGTTTTTTGTTTTCCGAGTTTTTGTTTTCCATACTTCTCAACCTCCTATTTATTAAATATTAGCTTTGAATTTTTCGTATGTTGTATAAATGAAACTTCCAAAACCAAAGAGGTTATGCTTACTTTTTGTGATTACCTCCGTTTCTGAAGGTATACTATCGAGATAATAAACTGTACCTGACGCAACTGCATGATATATAGGTTTTGGACGACCAAAAGCGTAATCCCAACCAGAGATGACCATCCTTTTTCCAGAAGCTATCGCAAGTATTTGAGAGTTTCCAAATTTGAGGTCATAAGGTGCGATACCTTCATCGTATATGGCTGGGGTGATGAGCATTATTGCTGTTTGCTCATGGTTTGTGTTTTCAAGTTTGTCAAAAAGTGTGGTGGTTACTTTTTCTACACTTATTCTCGCCCATCTCTGTTTTGCTCCTAAGAACACTCCTTCAAGTTTTGTAAGCTCTTGAACCGTCTCTTCGCTATCAGTTATCATAAAGAATCCACCATTTTTGAATCTGTATACGTTCATCGTATAAAGCATTGATTCTTTGACTTTTTTGTAGTCTTTTTCTAACGCAATGCCAACTTTTGATTCAATAATAAAGTTTTTTGGTGAGCTGAGTTTGAAACTCTGCCCTTGTTTGTATTTTTCGAGTTCTCTTAGTTCAATATATGCTTCTTCAACTGGTTCGATATTCGTCATTTCCGGAATCCAAGCTAAACCCTTCAATGTAAAATTCCCAACTTTTGTTTCGATTTCAAAGTACTGCATTCTTTTGTACTGTTTCTCTCCGTTGTCTTGCTTGAGATATACATTCTTTGGTGCGGGGAAGTAATGTTTTTTCTGACCATTCTCTTCGGAGTAAATAAACGGACCTATTAGTTTTATTCTTCCAGGGTTGTTCTCATCTCCAACGAGTTCTTGAAGTTGTTTTGGTATATTTGGTTTTTTATGGTACTGTAGCTCAATACCATGGGCTTTTAGTATTGCACTACGAACAGCTCCATAGAAGGGATATGGTGATGGATACACTGTTTGTGCATAACTACCCGAACCAAACTGTTTGACCTCACGAAATGCTATCCATTCTTCAGGTTCGAAGTAAACAAAATAGTATTCTTTGCTCATTAATTCCCACCTCGCTTATCTCCTCGTTTTGTAAATCCAACGGTTAGTATCAGGTCAAATGGGTTGGATGGTCTTTCAGATATACTTGAAGTAGCGAACACTCTTTTTGCGTACTCCTTTAGTTCTTTTGTAAATCTTTTGAACTCTTCTGAGTCTTTTGACTTGGCGTCAGATTTTCTGAGTATATACTCAATAACCAGTTCAAGGAATGTTTCATCTTCTCTAGCGAGTTCAAGATCACTTTCCAAGATTTTGTAAAACGAGCGATGTGATAGTTTGAAGTGTTCTGATTTTTGATATAGCTCATAAGCCTTTTGTATAACATCCATGCCGTTTATTTCCCATTTCGAACCAACTTCTTCGATTTGTCCTGACCTCCTAACTATTGCTATACTAAATGCGCTTCTGCCAAGTTTTTCTTTTGCTCTGTGTTCTTGTTTTCGTGCTAGTTCTATTGCTACTCTAAGTGGTGATTTGTGATTTATTATCGATATCCCGGCGCTCATTGTTGCAGTTGGTCCCATCATTGTTGTGTAGGGCATACCATTTTTGTAAAGAACTCCGTTGGCGAATTTGTATGTCGTGCTGCCTATCTTAAGTTCAATGTCTCCTATTCCAGAATACATTTTTCTTATTTTGTTTGCGCACGGGAGCACTTTGTCGGCTGGTAATATTGCAAGTACATCATCTCCACCTGCGTAAATAAGCATTCCTTGGTATTCGTCTTCTACTACGTATTGAACAAGTGAAGAAAAGATTCCAAGCGTTCGTGAGATGGCTTTCTGATATGAAGGAGTTAATATCGGTTTATCAAAGAAAAAGTTTTCGCCTGGGTTGTTATTTTGAATTTCTTTCAGAGTTTGAACTGCTTTATCGTGTAGCATTTTGCTCATTGTTGGTGCACTTTCACCAGAAACCAACTTTCCCATCCTGTCTCCATCCATCATGAGAACAGCAATGTATCCGTTTTTGAGCTTTTGCTGAGTTTCCACAGCGTTCAATTCCAATTCTCCTGATTTAACTTTTCCGGATACTTCTTTGTTTACATCATTTTCTAACGCAATTTCAAGCACTGATTTAAACGTAATTCTCTCGTCGAAAAGTTTTTTGCTTACTAATACATCTCTGAGGAATCTTTTGACTGTATTCACAGTTCCAAGGTAATCTATTTTTACCTCATTTCCCACTGTATCTAAGACTTCTACACATGCCCTTACTCCCGCTCCAAAATCGTCTGGAATTCTTTGTGCTCCGATTTGTTCATCACTTTGGTACGGGTGGAAATACCTAATAGTTTTTATGGCATTTAATCTTGATGTTAGCACTTTGAACACGTAACGATAAAAACTACCGGCATTTATTTTGTAACCGCCTTTTGATTCGATAAATTCAATGAATGAAATGTAGCTTTTAAATTCGCTTATGAATTTTTCGTCGATAGTTACGTATTCTATGATATTCTTTACTCCACTGACATTATCAGGTAATGGAATCATTGTTGAGTTGATAATTGGAAATAGTTTGATTTGTTTTTTGTATTCTTCGATATTTTTGAGTTCTATTGCTTTTTCGGTCGGGTTTTTTAATTTTTTTTCTAAGATATCACTTGCTAATTCTTCCCAGGATTTTCTCACAACTTCCTCGAACATATTTATTACTTTTTTTGCTTCCCAAGCCGGAACTATTGCAAGGAATACGTTAGGTACGGAGGCTATTTTCTCATCCATGAGTGGTTCAGTAAATAGCGTAACTCCTTGCCTTTGCAGAGTTCTATAAACAAAAGCATTTCCTCTTAAGTATGGGTAGACGATATTATCAAATCCGTAATTGATACCTATATATTCAATTGCCTTATACGTCAAATAAGAAAGCAAGTAACTGCCTGCCCACAAATCTACTGTTTTTCTAGCCTGAGCTATAAGTTCCTGGACTGGTCCTATTGCGAACATAACAAGAGCTGCATCGATTTTTCCGTCTTTTTTGCATGATTGCAATGCCGCTGTTATTTCAAGGTGGTCAATGATTGAATGGTTTGGAACACGTGTGTCTGCAGGCATGAAGCCGACAAAGTCTGTCAGATAACCAAGTTCCCACCAAAGTGCATGGTAAAATTTTTCATCATCTGTATTTTGCGCTCTTATAAGTTTTATTTTGTTTCTTAGTTCTTCTATGTACTTTTCCTGCAAGTTCGCATCTGCTATCTTTGAATAAAGGTCTTGTTCTAAAACTGTAATTTTTTCTCCGCTTATAGGATGAATAAAGTATTTAAGCTCATCCATACCTACTCTAATTTGTCTTCCATATAGTTCATTAGGTAACGGAATTCTGTCGAGTGAGCTTCCAACTATGTCTTCTTGACCTCGAATGTATGGAACACCTGCAATGCGACATAGCTCACTTGCAAGGTCTTCATGCGATTTTATGTTAAACGCTTTGAAGACTGGATCATGAAGCAAGGCTGCTGCTTTTTCTTTCCAATTAATTTCTGGCATCATTGTCACCTCCTGATGAGGAACTTACTTCTCGAATTTTGTGATAAATTCAGACAACTTTTCCCAGTCAGCTGATAAGTAAGCTTCTTTCTTTTCAGGTTTCTCGTTATTTTCTTTTTTTGACTTAGTGGGGGCAATGCTTAATTTATATCCTTTTCCCTTTTCAATTCTCGGAGAAACATGACTCTTTAGCAGAAGAGCATTCACAAAGTATTTTCCATCCCTATCTCTGAATAGTAATATTCTCAGGCAACTTGGTTTTCTCGTAATCCGTATATCTTCTTTTTTCTCGCCTGCATCTTGATTTATTTTTACAGAAACATTACCAAAAGAGTATTGAAGTGGTAAACCTAAAAATGCTACAGGAATTTCAACTGGCTCTTTACTCCTACCTTTTAATACCTCAGCGAGTTTAATAAGACTGTCCTTGCTTTTCTTTAATTCTCCATTGTGTCGAATCACGTACTTTAACTGTCTGTACCATCCTATTGAATAACTTTCTGTGTACTTTTGCTTTTCGTAAATCTTTGAAATTACACTCGATAGGTCAGCCGCTTTAATTTTAGTGTCTTTTAAGAGGTATGAACCTTTACAAAGATTTGGAAAATCTAAAAGTTCAGTTTGGGTAGCGTAAATTAATATGTCTTTCAATTTCTTTTGGGTATTTAAAATTTCTTTGCTTTCTATGAATTCTTTAATAGAAAGTTCGGCTTCATTTAGAACGTCCTCAATCCTCTCTTTAACACTTTTGTTCGATTTTTCCTCCTCATTTTGGATAATTTCAAACCTTCCAAATCCTTTTGTTGTTTTTGCTCCAATTCCGCCTACTAAGCTCGTAAGTTTTAGTAGAGATGATATGACATTTTCAATATTTTTATTTTCAAATGTAAAGTGCAACGTAAACAAACTATCTACATCAAGATATTCTGCTCTTTCAATTCCATACAATGCATATGTAAAAGCACCATTACTTTTTATGCTGCCATTGTTTTCGTCCGTGTTTTTCCTATTCTTATTTTCGTCTGTGTTATTCCTATTCTTATTCTTATTAGAATTATATATTCTTAAATCATCTTTGTTATATTCCACCCAAACTCCGAATGGTGCTTTCTTCTTCTGGGAACCAAATATTTCGTTTTCAAGTAGTTTCAGTCCAGCATATTTTTCTTTTTCATACGTTTTGTAAAGTTCATATAGTTCTTTGTTTTCTTTTGGAGATTTCGGTTTATTATCCTCGTTGAGACGGTAGATATTTATAATCCTTGGTGCTACTGCTCGAAACCAAAAATGTAGAACACCTTTAATACTTTGCCCTGTTAGGTCGAATTCTCCAGTTTGTGGGTCTTTTCGCGAAATTATCGGAGTTACAACTTTACACTTTACCTGTGCGTAAATCATATGTTCACCCCCTATTTTG contains these protein-coding regions:
- the cmr6 gene encoding type III-B CRISPR module RAMP protein Cmr6, whose product is MTEPTQEKNNTEVVKNKSLYWDKIIYEKSRQYIIGNFKKNDIIKEIVKNMEFDDTIIQAIKSLSERRNNIVKNYSKKHILIDGTFKLRTKLLLGSGLPSLIEVGIHLSRNYGIPVIPATSIKGAFAHYLLEKMEEDKTITEELYKKIFGTDLNNPRENQRGLVIFLDALPQGDMRIEIDLINNHFQPYYMKQDNPPNDWYSPVPVQYIVVGASTYRFTILLDKESNFTEEEKNKIKTEFKNMLKLYGIGAKTNYGYGRFEPQAEN
- the cmr5 gene encoding type III-B CRISPR module-associated protein Cmr5 — its product is MTELIKKAVECVSEIYRTSSKEDKDKYLSTVKGLCSMIIQNGLYGTILFLKVKEHDKLIEHLDALIEIQTGEKNFSQKVINGTAEQNSKYFKIQYAALEGVKWLRRYADIYLGGEEND
- the cmr4 gene encoding type III-B CRISPR module RAMP protein Cmr4; its protein translation is MENKNSENKKLEKLVVTMYAESQIHAGKGMDVGIVDLPIQRERTTGFPIIQGIKGSLRANLKFGEKTEKLIFGSDPSVSDESTPGQIAFSEAKILLFPVRHREKLFVWVTSPLVLIRFLREIGKEKLINEIKGLNINDSTALVIEEDQTEIMLEDFKFKAVKNGRLKEIAEIISKNVATVDYIKDKLKTDVVLVNDKIFSAIVETMTEIIPRIRIDKNTGTVATGALWYEEYLPQDTVMYFVARKTLYGNGKAQETGNEDIVRKLKDAVDNAVINIGGKETVGKGLVALKVVNGQ
- the cmr3 gene encoding type III-B CRISPR module-associated protein Cmr3 → MSKEYYFVYFEPEEWIAFREVKQFGSGSYAQTVYPSPYPFYGAVRSAILKAHGIELQYHKKPNIPKQLQELVGDENNPGRIKLIGPFIYSEENGQKKHYFPAPKNVYLKQDNGEKQYKRMQYFEIETKVGNFTLKGLAWIPEMTNIEPVEEAYIELRELEKYKQGQSFKLSSPKNFIIESKVGIALEKDYKKVKESMLYTMNVYRFKNGGFFMITDSEETVQELTKLEGVFLGAKQRWARISVEKVTTTLFDKLENTNHEQTAIMLITPAIYDEGIAPYDLKFGNSQILAIASGKRMVISGWDYAFGRPKPIYHAVASGTVYYLDSIPSETEVITKSKHNLFGFGSFIYTTYEKFKANI
- the cas10 gene encoding type III-B CRISPR-associated protein Cas10/Cmr2, with translation MPEINWKEKAAALLHDPVFKAFNIKSHEDLASELCRIAGVPYIRGQEDIVGSSLDRIPLPNELYGRQIRVGMDELKYFIHPISGEKITVLEQDLYSKIADANLQEKYIEELRNKIKLIRAQNTDDEKFYHALWWELGYLTDFVGFMPADTRVPNHSIIDHLEITAALQSCKKDGKIDAALVMFAIGPVQELIAQARKTVDLWAGSYLLSYLTYKAIEYIGINYGFDNIVYPYLRGNAFVYRTLQRQGVTLFTEPLMDEKIASVPNVFLAIVPAWEAKKVINMFEEVVRKSWEELASDILEKKLKNPTEKAIELKNIEEYKKQIKLFPIINSTMIPLPDNVSGVKNIIEYVTIDEKFISEFKSYISFIEFIESKGGYKINAGSFYRYVFKVLTSRLNAIKTIRYFHPYQSDEQIGAQRIPDDFGAGVRACVEVLDTVGNEVKIDYLGTVNTVKRFLRDVLVSKKLFDERITFKSVLEIALENDVNKEVSGKVKSGELELNAVETQQKLKNGYIAVLMMDGDRMGKLVSGESAPTMSKMLHDKAVQTLKEIQNNNPGENFFFDKPILTPSYQKAISRTLGIFSSLVQYVVEDEYQGMLIYAGGDDVLAILPADKVLPCANKIRKMYSGIGDIELKIGSTTYKFANGVLYKNGMPYTTMMGPTATMSAGISIINHKSPLRVAIELARKQEHRAKEKLGRSAFSIAIVRRSGQIEEVGSKWEINGMDVIQKAYELYQKSEHFKLSHRSFYKILESDLELAREDETFLELVIEYILRKSDAKSKDSEEFKRFTKELKEYAKRVFATSSISERPSNPFDLILTVGFTKRGDKRGGN
- the cmr1 gene encoding type III-B CRISPR module RAMP protein Cmr1, producing the protein MIYAQVKCKVVTPIISRKDPQTGEFDLTGQSIKGVLHFWFRAVAPRIINIYRLNEDNKPKSPKENKELYELYKTYEKEKYAGLKLLENEIFGSQKKKAPFGVWVEYNKDDLRIYNSNKNKNRNNTDENKNRKNTDENNGSIKSNGAFTYALYGIERAEYLDVDSLFTLHFTFENKNIENVISSLLKLTSLVGGIGAKTTKGFGRFEIIQNEEEKSNKSVKERIEDVLNEAELSIKEFIESKEILNTQKKLKDILIYATQTELLDFPNLCKGSYLLKDTKIKAADLSSVISKIYEKQKYTESYSIGWYRQLKYVIRHNGELKKSKDSLIKLAEVLKGRSKEPVEIPVAFLGLPLQYSFGNVSVKINQDAGEKKEDIRITRKPSCLRILLFRDRDGKYFVNALLLKSHVSPRIEKGKGYKLSIAPTKSKKENNEKPEKKEAYLSADWEKLSEFITKFEK